CTTTTGAGCATATCCTTTGTGGAGCTAGTATGGTGCAAGTTGGGACAACCCTTCATAAGGAAGGGGTCGCAGCCTTTGAGCGGATTACGGCAGAATTACGTAGCATTATGGCAGAAAAAGGCTACGAAAGTCTAGATGATTTCCGTGGGAAATTGCAGTATATAGAGTAAATCAAATAGGTGAAAATCAGTCGATTTTCACCTGTTTTTTCATAGGGGTTACCTAGCTTTTTCAGTAAGAATAGCGTATACTAAAGGAAGGAGGGTTGTATCATGAAGAGAAGACGAGATCGGATTGGAAAACGGAGGCGACAGCAACGGAAAAAATGGCTAGGACGCCTTTTATGGCTACCAATCGTTCTCGGTTTCCTTGCTGGAATTAGCTATGGTGGTAGCATTCTCTGGTCACGATTTGTTCCTATTTCTTCCTCAAGTAAGGACTCGTCTCATTTAGAATCGGAAGTGACAGAACAGCCTGTATTGTCTGAACAACCGGTTCAGACGGCAAGGATTATGGCGCATGGGGATTTGCTCTATCATGATCTTATCTACTGGAGTGCGTTACAAGCTGATGGTCAGTATGATTTTACAGAGAACTTTACCTATGTCAAACCTTGGATTGAGCAGGCTGATTTTGCCATAGCAGATTTTGAGGGAACCATTTCGCAAGAATATCCCTTGGGAGGCTATCCCTTGTTTAATGCCCCAGTCTCAGTTGCAACGGCTATTCAGCAGACAGGATATGATTTGGTTGATTTGGCCCACAATCACATCCTTGATTCTCAGTTATCTGGTTTGCTATCAACCGTCGATACTTTTAGGCAGCTTGGTGTGGATACCGTAGGGGTGTATCGTGATGGCAATCGCTCAACAGCACCTCTTTATATCAAGGAAGTGAATGGGATTAAAATTGCTGTCCTTGCCTATGCTTACGGTTTTAATGGCATGGAGGCAAACCTCACGCAAGAAGAATATGAAAACTATTTATCTGACCTTAATGTAGACAAGATTAAGTCTGAACTAGAACGAGCGGAAGCAGAAGCTGATATAACGATTGTCATGCCACAGATGGGGATTGAATACCAGTTAGAACCAACAGAAGAGCAAGTTACTCTCTATCGTCAAATGGTAGAATGGGGAGCAGACATCATTTTCGGAGGCCATCCACATGTAGCAGAACCAACGGAAATCATTGAAAAAGATGGCGAGCGAAAACTGATTGTTTATTCTATGGGGAATTTTTTGTCTAATCAGCGCATGGAAACTATGGAAGGGGTCAACAACTTCCAATGGACAGAACGTGGCGTTTTAATGGATGTTACCCTTGAAAAGAAAGAAGGAAAGACACGAATTCAGACGGCAAAAGCTCATCCGACCTGGGTCAGTCGTGTACCAAAAGAAGGAACGGACTTGTTTACCTATCAAACCTTTGTGCTAGAGGACTTTATAGAAGGCGGTCCACATCGTCATCAATTAGATGAAGAAACCAAGGCGCGAATTGATGTCGCCTATCAAGAGATGAACGACTTTATGGGATTAAACTGGTAATATTAAACACGTTAGCTTGTTTGATGAGATGATAGGATATTTTACCAAGAACAAAGGATGTATAGAGGAATGAAGATAAAAGCAGTTGTAACGGATATGGATGGGACCTTTTTAGATGATCGTGGAGGATTTGATCGTACTCGCTTTGAGCGGGTTTTGGAGCAATTGGAAAAGCGAGAGATTCCCTTTATTGTCGCAAGTGGCAATGGTCTGGAACGCTTGCTCGATCTTTTTGTGGGCTTTGAAGACCGGATTTTCTTTCTGGCGGAAAACGGTGGCCTCTTTTACCACAAGGGGCAAACGATTTTTCGTAAGATCTTGGACCGTCATCTAATAGAAGAATTGATTCGCCATTATCAACCAAGGGTAGCAGACTATTGTTTAATGGTTTCAAGTGATACGACGATGTATATTGATGAGCAGGCTCCCCAGCCTTTTGAGGAGACAGACTTAGCGATTACAGCAGAACAACTTCAGGCTTTTTGGGATAAGATTGTTCGTTTACCAAACTTACTTGAACTGCCAGCTGATGCTACGATTACCCATGCAGGTTTTTGGGTGCCAGAAGAGTTGGTTGCAGATTTGGTGACGGATTGTAATGAAGTTTTTGGAGAGCACTTGCTTGCTGTTACAAGTGGTTATGGTTCGGTGAGTATTTTACCAAAGGGTGTCCATAAGGCTTGGGGCTTGGAACAAATCTTGCAACCGCTTGGTATTGATGCTAGTGAAGTTCTGGCTTTTGGCGATAGTGACAATGACTTGGAACTGTTGGCCTATGCCGGCTATTCTTATGCCATGGAAAATGCATCTGAGCGTGTTCAGACTACTGCTAAATTCTGTGCACCGTCGCATACAGAACAAGGTGTCTTACAGGTGATAGAGGATCTTGTCTTAGGTGCTAACTAGTTCTATTGAAGCTATTCTTATTTGAGAATGGCCTTTTCATTTGTTGTCAGGAAAAATCGGGTATGTTATACTGGTCTATTATGATGAGAATAAAACAGTTAGATAAGATGCTTGCTATTGTCCTCCTTTTCCTTGTTTTTTTGAGTGCTGTCTTCCTACGTCCTAAACTGAATCAAACGAGCTATGTACAATCGACTATTCCTACCCTCTTTTTTCATGGTTATGGTAGTAGTGCGAATGCGGAGAAGCATATGACTCAAGCAGCGAGGAAAGCTGGAGTGACGCAGACTATTATTCGAGCAGATGTGGATACAGAAGGGCAGGTTACCTTGCTAGGAGAGATTCCGACAGGCGCAATCAATCCGATTGTCGAAGTGAATTATCAAGATAATCGGAATGCGGACTATCATCAAGATGCTCGTTATGCCAAGGCCGTTGTGATGAAATTACAAGAAACGTATGGATTTACAAAAATGAACATGGTTGGTCATTCGATGGGAAATATGTCTATTCTCTTTTATCTCTTGGATAATGCCCATGACCAAAATCTGCCTCAGTTGCAGAAGGTGGTCCATATTGCCAACCATGTCAATGGATTAGAAGGACGGGATTTGCCGGCAGATCCTAGTTTAGATGAACAGACGGGCCAGCCTAAGGAGATGAGTACTAGTTATCAAGAGTTGCTTGCGCTACGTGACCGATATCCAAAGCAACAAATAGATGTATTGAATGTCTATGGTGATTTGACAGACCAATCTGATGGTTCTGTTTTGAATGTCTCGTCAAAGAGTTTGAAATACTTGGTTTCTGAAAGAGCAACATCCTATACGGAAGAGAGGATAACTGGTAAAGGTGCCCAACATAGCCAATTACATGAGAATCCAGAAGTAGACAGACTATTGCTTGATTTTTTGTGGGGAGTAAATTAATCTATTGGATTGGTATAGTTTGAGCTGAGAAATATAGAAGCGAGGAATACGAAATCATCCTCGCTTTTTATTATTAGGTTTAGCTATCAACAGCTGATGAGATACCAACAAATTGATTATCCTATCAATTCCCTACCGCATCCCTCTCTGATGATTCAATCGGATTCGCAAAAACAAGGATTTTGTTTAGTCTAGTTATCTAGTCAGTCTTTCTTTGCTAAGAAAAGTTTATCTAGCTTCTAAGTGAGCCTGTTCTTCACTGAAAAAATGTTGACATACTTCTAAGTCCGTCGTTTTTTAGTGAAAAAGTTGAGTCTCATCTCGTAGGGAATCCGTCTTTCAACAAATTATTCGGGAATTGCTTTTAGAGAGGGCGTTTTTGATACTGTAGACTAATTTTTGTAAATAGAAAAAGAATCTAGCCCTGCACAATATAGAACTAAATCCTTTCAATTGTTTCTTGTCTAACTTTTTGGGAGCAAGACTATTTCTCTTTTTTACGATAAAACACTAAATGTAAAATAAAGCAGAAGGCTAAACCGATTATCTTCAATAGTGTTAGATGTTTGGCTGAATCGCCTGTTTTAGGAAGTTGAAGATGTGCATCGTACACGACTTTTTCTGAATACTTCGTTTCTTGATTTTTGTTAAAGCTAGATATGACTAAACTTGTTTTAGAAGTTATAGCATTCTCCGTTGAATTTTTTGTTATGGTTGGTGCTAAGGTACATGAGACTTTTTCTTTTTTAGAAACATCATTTTCGAGCTTATCCTTTTTAGAAGTATCTTTTTTGGAGGTGCTAGGTAGATTATTTTCTTTATTGAGAATATCTGTTAGTTTAATATGTGAATAATTACCTGCAAAATCTTCAACAACATAGGTTAGATGTTCAAGTGTCAATTCAACCATTTCTTCTGCTTCATTGGTGAATGTGTTGGGAATGGTAAAAGTGCCGTCTTGTTTAGGTTCTATGTAGCGAATAACTGGGATACCATCTTCTATATCAGTATAGGATAAGCGTGCACGAAAAATAGGAGAGTGATTGTTCGATTGCTGAATGGGTCTTATTCGGACTGTTCGAGAAATAGCATCATAGCTTGCTGAAGTGGGCAATACGGGTGGGATAGTGTTGAGTACCAAGTCGAAATCCATGTGCTGTTCTTTTGCTCCCTCAGAAACTGGGGTAAATACAACACGATAAACATAGTTTCCATCGCCAACATATTTACCGTTCCGATCTTTTCCATCCCATCTAGTCTTCTCAAAAGTAGTCGCAGTTCCTGTTTTATCGATTAACTCGCTGTAATGTTTATCAGCTTTTGAGGCTTCTGGACTTTCCCAAATAGCGGTTGTGAGATCAGATTGACGATAGACCTTGGCCTTTAAGTCCTTTACATTTCGTAAGAGTGTTCCTCTAAATTCAACAGTATCCATGACACCATCTCCATTTGGTGAAAGTGCTAAATAGGGTTTGCCGTCTTTTATAAGTAGTTTTTTGATGTTTTGGGTACCAAGTTTATCATAAGTTCCTAAAACAGTTGTAGAACGAAATTCTAAAGATTCTTCTTCAATAAAGTCTGGGCGCTGAGATTCTTGGACATATCTCCAGGATCCATATTGGCTAAGGAGAGCTGTAAAATTTTGTGCCTTAAATTCTTTGAATTCATCTACTTCAAATTCTCCATCTTGTAAATATTTAGGACGTTCGTAATAAAATGTTTTATTTGGTTTGTCATAGATAGATTGTTCCATTGCTCTTAAATCAGCAAACTTACTAGTGCCACGAAAACCAATGAAAGGAATGCTCATTACTTCAGAACCATTTGGGGATGTCATAAAACGAATAAAGCCTTCCAAAAAATAGCCGTTAGGCATCAGTTTTGTGAGATCGTAATGAAACTGCTTGACATCGATTGGTATATTAATGTCTAGAGTCGTATTAGCCGGAACAAGGATTTCTTTCATTTCTGTTGTTAATAAATGCTTTGGTGCAAGTGCAAAGTATTGGCCGTCAACCTTGTCAGTAGCTATGTGCGCTGTATAATAAAACTTAGTAGGAACTAAACTGAGATTATGAATTTTTGCTACTAGATTAAAGGTGCTTCGTATGTCGCCAAGATGTATCTTGCTATTATTATTTTGGTCCGTTACATAGGCTGTGGCAAGAGCTGCCTTTCGAGCGTCTACTAAACCGGCTCCTTGTTGACGTGGTGAGATATAGGCCTTTTCTTGTTCATTAAAAATAGCAGTCGCTGAACTCATCATCATCTGCTTTATGAATGTTGCTAGTTCTTGAGGTGTTTTATCTGGAAAGCGTTTTTGGTAGATAGGTTTCAAAAGATTTACTAAACCGGCAACATGGGGGGCTGCAGCGCTCGTACCATTAATCAATTCATAGTCGTTACCTTTGAAAGAAGCTGAGGAAGTGAAGCCTCCTGGGGCAGTAATGTCGGGCTTTAAATGACCATCAGCAGTAAGTCCCCAGCTGGAGAAGTTAGCTATTTGGTTTCCACCAGGATTTTGAAAGACTTGGTAGTTTTTATGAAATGATAATGTTTGAGACTTATTTTGTAATAAGGCTTGAGCGTCTTTTTGACTAATAAAGCCGGAAGGTATTTTGCCTAATTTTTCAGGTAAAGGTAAGGTTATATTTTCTTCCATTACATTATTATAGATGAGCACTCCTGCAGCTTTATTTTCAATGGCGTTCTTAATCTTATCAGCGAATCCAATTTCTCCACGTTGAATTAAAGCAATTTTATCTGTGGGCTCAATCGTTTTAAAGTCTTCTTCTCTTCCGAATTTAGCATCAACGAACTGATATTGTCTGGTTTTATCAAATCCGTTTATTAAACCTTGGCTGGTTGAAAGAGCTATTTTTTGCTGTGTGGATGTTGTCAAATATTCGCTATAGATAGTAGGATTTTGATAGGCGGCTACGCTGATGACATCTTTTGATAAACCTGGGGAAGCGACAACACCAAAGTCTGGATTTTCTGCTAAAGGTTTTTTAAAAACATCTCCAAAGGCCCGATCGTTTCCTGCACTAGCAACTAAGAAAACTCCTTTATCTTTTGCCAATTGAATGGCTTTTACCATCTCGGAATGTAGATTATTTTCAGAATCTCCTCCCTTTCCATAGCTCATATTGATACTATCAGCTCCTAAATGGATGGCATCAATAATAGCTTTGGCTCTTAATTCATCAGCCCCTCCAATTACTTTCATAAAAATCAGTTGAGATTGAGGAGCAACACCTGTCATTTTCAACCCATTTTCCATAGGTTGTTTGCTTTCCCCAACTGCAATACCAGATACATGGCTTCCATGTGTGTCTGTTCCTGCTATATCATCGTTGTTTTTAAGGTAGTTATGGGCAAAAATAATTTTAGATGAAATCCATTTACCGTAATCAATGTTTGCGGCATTTTTCAATCTGTTTAAGTCATCTTCTGTTTTTACTTTAGGTTTTTCAAGAGTGGTATTTGAAAAAACCTCATGATGACTATTTAATTCGCTGTCAAGAACTGCTGTTATTGTACCAGCTCCTTGCTGGCTCTCTTCCCAAATTTTTGTAATATTAGTGCTGTCTAGCTCGGGATCAAGAGTAGTTTTTGGGGGATGAGAAGGTGTTTTGGATTCTGAAGAATATCTTTCTGACAGAGCTTCAGATTTGTTGATAGGTGATAGAGGGTGGTCTTTTTCTGTTTCAGTATTTAATGGTATTTCTGTTGAGGTGTTCAGTGGAGCTTCTTCTTGGGCTTCTATTTGTTTTGTATACATCATGAGTATACCGGTCGTTAATAGTGCCATAGCAACTAATTGTTTTTTTCGACTATCTTTTTTCACAATATCCTCCAAATTTTCGTTAATATCTATTTGTTTTATCCATAAAAAATGAGTCAGCAGATGCCGAGGGACATTGTATAATAAAAAATAAAATTGTTCAATGTTACAAAGGAAGTGGAATCGTCATAGGTATGTTTTTGTACAGAAGTTGATGCTATACTTACTGAATAAAGTAGCAAAAATATACATTGTGCATAGAAGTGTGCAGCGTTGCTTTGAGATTCTCTGTATTTCTATCAAATGATACAGATGTATATTTTTTACGTAACATTGTTCATTTTTTTAGGCAGTATTTATAGTTATGTATTTATTAAATTTGAACTGGTACAGACTGCATCCCAAAACGACTGAATTTAGAATAAGAGAGTTATGGACCAAATGAGTTTGAAATTGCTAAGCTGACAAAATCAATTTTTGAGGAAGTTCACTTGCGTCACTTGTTACCCTAATTCCTTTTTCTCTTTCTCTTTTATTTTTTGATTGGGAGTACAACAGCTAATGAGAAACTGGCAATTCGAGGCTCTTATCAATTACCTAAGGGTCTTTCCTCTCTGTTGATTCAATCGGATTCGTAAAAACAAGGATTTTGTTTAGTCTAGTTATCTAGTCAGTCTTTCTTTGCTAAGAAAAGTTTATCTAGCTTCTAAGTGAGCCTGTTCTTCACTGAAAAAATGTTGACTTACTTCTAAGTCCGTCGTTTTTTAGTGAAAAAGTTGAGCCTCATTTCGTAGGGAATCCGTCTTTCAACAAATTGTTCGGGAATTGCTTTTAGGAAGGTCGTTTTTTAATGAAACGTTCGGGTCTTACTGCTTAGGGAGGCTTTCTCTTGTTGAAAATCGCTTGTCTAACTTTCAAGTCTGGTTTCTTCTGATGAAAAAAATTATTCCTAACGATTAAGTAAGGCTGTTCGTATCGAAAACAGCTTGTCCTCGTTTCAAAAGAAAGCCCTGACTAAGAAGTTACTCCTAGTCAGGGTCTTGTGTCTGATTGTATTATTATGTGGTTTCTAGATTTGTGTAAGCAACCCCTCCCTACGTCGTTGCTTGTTTGTTTTTGGTTCGGGTAGAAAAAGTCTTTTTATTGCCACCATCCTCATGTGCTTTCGGACATCAGCGACTTCCTTCGGAGTAAAATAATCCAGTGGATTATTTTAGGTCGAGCCCAGAAACAAAGGAGCGAGGATAATCGATTTCAACGAAATCACGACTTTTGTCTCACTCCCACTTTTAGCACGGCGGAGGTGGCGGTATTGTGCTCGCTACGCTCGCAAATTTTCTAACCTTAAAACTACAGAAAATGAAATATCATTGTAATGTTTTTTCTGAATTGTGAGGTTTGTCTACGTTCTGAAACAATCCACTGGATTAACCTCGCTTTTTCATTTTTCGGCTTGGGTTAAAACAATCCACTGGATTAACCTCGCTTTCTTATTTTTCGGCTTGGGTTAAAACAATCCACTGGATTAACCTCGCTTTCTTATTTTTCGGCTCGGGTTAAAACAATCCACTGGATTAACCTCGCTTTCTTATTTTTCGGCTTGGGTTAAAACAATCCACTGGATTGTTTTAATTCCCTACACTGCTGAATTTTTTCATGCCGTATCGAAATAGGGTGTAGTTTATGCTGAAGATGGTGAGGACGACGAGGGGGAGGAGGATTCCGATGGAACTGATGTTTAGGAAATGAAGGGCAGGGAAGTAGGAGGTAAAGGCGTAAGGGAAGACGAGGGTAAGGAGAATTTGGATGGCGGTTGGGTAAATGCGAATCGGATATTGCGCCATTTGATTGAGTGAGAAAATTCCCATGGTAATGGGGAAGGATTCGACTGTCCAGAAGGCAAGAGCAGTTGGTCCTAGCTGAATGGCTGCGTAGAGCAGGCCGATACAGATACAACTTAGGGTAAACAAGAGATAATCTGTCACTCCCCAATGGAGTTGTAAGAGGTGATAGGCCTTGCTGGTTGCAATGATCCCGACCAGAGTTGTTCCGATTCCTTGCAATTGCACTCGTTCTGAAATCAGTTGAAAGAGGGGGTTGACAGGTAAAATCATCAATCGCTCAAATTCTCCTTCACGAATATAGCGACTGCCAAACATCCATAAATTATCAAAGAAAATCAAATGAACAGACCGTCCAATGGTTGAAATGCCGTAGATAAAGAGCATTTGGCCATAAGAAAAGCCTCCAATTTCCTTGATATTACCAAAAAGGACATTTAAGAAGATAAGATAGACAATTTGTTCGACGAGAGATGACAGTAGTCCGATGAAGAAGTCCATACGATAGGACATGGCAGCAATCAAAAAGGCCTTGACATTGTAATAGTAAAGTTTTACGTATCGTTTCATCCTACCCTCCAAAAATGACCAAGCGTTTTTTAGCCCCTTGCCAAAGGACATACATCAGTCCAGCTAGAAGAGGGGCCCAAATCAATTGTAGCCAGAAAAGGCCAGGATGCACTTCTTTTCCCAATAGGACAGTAATCGGAAAATTAACTGCAAAACTATAAGGTAAAAAGCTGAGTAGTTTGGCAATTGGCGCTGGATAAAAACTTAAGGGTAAGAGCACGCCTGCTGATAGGTTGAAAATACCTTCTCGCAAGATAAAGAGTCCCCATGTGTTGACGGTGTAAAAGGAGAGCAGTCCAAAGCCCAAATCCATCAATTGCACCATGAACATTCCAATCAGGCTAGTCAGAACAAAGATACCTAAGGTTTTTATGTCCGGCAAATAAAAGTTAGGATTGACCATCGGAACGACCAGTAACACCAATATGAATTTTCCAGCTTCGATGATTTTCAGACCGAAATCTTGAAAGAAAAGGGCGGTAATGGGGGAGTAGGGATAGAGCAGTTCGCCTGTAATATCCCCTCTGACGATAGATCTAGCCAGATCGCGTCCGATTCCAAAATTATTGAGATTGTTCAAGAGATTGGCAAAGATAATATAGGTCGTAAAGGTTGCAAGGCTGTAACCATTGACCTCCGATTGACTAGCGAAAATCGTCTTCCACACAAATAGAGATACCAGTATTTTTAGCAACATGGAAATCAGGGTTGCTAGGAAAAAGGACTTGTACTGCAATTGAAGCAACAACATCTGTTTTGTGACATGAAGGTACTTAGTCATGTAAGCCCCCCTCGTAAATGCGCTTGACAATCTGTTCAATCGTGACTTCCTTCATGGTGACATCATCAATAGGATAATGGGTGAAAGCCAACTGAATAATGTGGGCATTGCTATGGTGTTCTGTCTGGTAATGAATCTCAAAATGATGTGAATCCACTTGTTCCCATTCAAGATAAGGAGCTTCTAGCGGTGTTTCAATCGCTGTATGGCTTGTAAAGGCAATGGTTTTGACCTTGGAAAAATTCTCTTTTAAATGGATGAGGCTGCCGTCATAGACTTTCTGCCCCTTATCAATGATGACAATGCGCTTGCAGAGGGTTTCGATGTCTTGCATATCATGAGAGGTAATCAGAAAAGTCGTTTGGTATTCCTCATTCATGGTGCGGATGAAGTTGCGAATCAACTCCTTGACACTGGCATCCAGTCCAATAGTTGGCTCATCTAAAAAGACGACAGCAGGTTGGTGGAGGAAAATAGCCGCAAATTCACACTTGACCCGCTGACCGAGTGAAAGATTGCGAATGGGCTGATGGAGAATACTCTCTAATTCCAAAAGTTTTGTCAGACGTGTGAGGCGTTCTTGGTAAAGTTGGTTTGGAACATCGTAAATCTTGGCATGAAGAAAGAAGGATTCGATGACAGGAATATCCCATTTGAGGTGGGATTTTTGGCCAAATAAGACACCGATTTGCCGATTGACAGCCGTTCGTTCCTTGACTGGTTCCAGACCGTTAATCAAGACCTGCCCTTGATCGGGATACAGCACTCCAGTTAGCATTTTGATGGTTGTCGATTTTCCGCTCCCATTTGAGCCGATATAGCCAATGATTTCTCCTTTTTGAACGGATAGGGAAATATCCTGAACTGCTGGAATATAGCGTTTTTTAGGCTGAAAGAAGGATTTTATTGAGCCTAGTAGGCCCGCTTCCTTATCAACAATCGTGTAAGTTTTTGATAAATGATGTGCTTCGATCATGATAACTCCTTGACTAGCATAAAATCAACTGAGAAAACGTTTGCGTAATCGATTATACCACATCCGGCTTAGGTAGACAAGGAATTATCGGTTTGTTATAAAGGTGGATGATGTGCTTTTGTCATTGCTACGATTAGGGATTGACATTGCTTCTACGATATCACGATTGAGTTCCACTCCTAATTGTTCAGCAAGATGAGCCAACGACGGAAGAAGCTGATTTTTGGCGGGTATAAAAAAGCTTACAATATACCAGCCAGTCAATATTTAGGGCAATAATTTCATGATGAGGGCAGTCATTTCAGTTGGTGATTCTAGTTTTCCCTTGTTAATCCAGGCCTGAACAATGCCAAAGAATGCATGGGCGAAATAGATACTATGGTAGTCTTTTTCTACTTCAGACAGGAGTTCGAGACGATTGTTATCTGCTACGTCATTGTTGATGAAGAGGCGAACCTTGTTGATGAGAAAGGATTGGATTTCTTGGCTACCATTGTGTGTGAGGAGGGCAGATAGGAGTTGTTCACGAGAGAGGAGGACGAAGATTTCAAGGAAAACTTCTTTGCGGTCGCGATCATACTGGGTCATAATTTCTTCTATCTCGACAAACAGGGCTTCTTGATAGTCTTCGATTACTTGATATTTATCTCGGTAATGGGTATAAAAACTAGAGCGGCTAATCCCAGCAGTTTGTGCTAAATGTGTCGTTGTAATATCGTTAAAGGATTGGTGCTGTAAACAAAGAATCATAGCTTGAAAAATTGATTTTTTGGTTTCCTCACGTCTTCTATCCGTCATTCCGTCACTCCTTTTGTACATTTTTAGACATTGTGTCTAAAAATGGTTTGTGAAACTTGATTTTGAATCTTAGCTTTGTATAATATATTATATCATATTTTGGACACAGTGTCTAAAGGAGAAGTTTTATGCTAGAAGAAATCAAAACTGTCTTAAAAAAACCACGTCTTTGGATTGTGATGATTGGAGTCGCTTGTATTCCTGCCCTTTATAATCTGAGTTTTTTAACCTCTATGTGGGATCCCTATGGCAAGGTCAGCGAGTTACCAGTTGCAGTAGTCAATGAAGATCACCCTTCTGAATTTCAAGGGAAAACCCTGAACATTGGCCAAGAAATGGTGGATTCAATGAAGGAGGGGAACAGTCTTGATTTTCATTTTGTATCGAGTGATGAGGCTAAAAAAGGTTTGGCAGACGGTGAGTATTACATGGTTGTGACCTTACCAGCTGATTTATCCCAAAAAGCAGCCACCTTGCTAACGAGAGAACCTGAGTCATTAAAAATAGGATATCAGACCTCAAAAGGGCATAGTTTTGTCGCTAGTAAAATGGGTGAATCAGCTATGACAAAACTCCAAGAATCAGTATCTGAAAAGATTACCAAAACCTATACGGGTGCTGTCTTTTCTAGTCTGTCAGAATTACAAGACGGGTTAGGTCAAGCAGCCACGGGTGCGCAACAAATCAATCAAGGTAGCCAAGCATTAGTAGGAGGTGGGCAAACTCTAGCAACTGGTCTGGGAACTCTTGAGGTATCAACTCAATCGCTTTCAGAAGGTGCGAGCCAACTGGAGTCAGGTCTT
Above is a window of Streptococcus sp. zg-86 DNA encoding:
- a CDS encoding CapA family protein — its product is MKRRRDRIGKRRRQQRKKWLGRLLWLPIVLGFLAGISYGGSILWSRFVPISSSSKDSSHLESEVTEQPVLSEQPVQTARIMAHGDLLYHDLIYWSALQADGQYDFTENFTYVKPWIEQADFAIADFEGTISQEYPLGGYPLFNAPVSVATAIQQTGYDLVDLAHNHILDSQLSGLLSTVDTFRQLGVDTVGVYRDGNRSTAPLYIKEVNGIKIAVLAYAYGFNGMEANLTQEEYENYLSDLNVDKIKSELERAEAEADITIVMPQMGIEYQLEPTEEQVTLYRQMVEWGADIIFGGHPHVAEPTEIIEKDGERKLIVYSMGNFLSNQRMETMEGVNNFQWTERGVLMDVTLEKKEGKTRIQTAKAHPTWVSRVPKEGTDLFTYQTFVLEDFIEGGPHRHQLDEETKARIDVAYQEMNDFMGLNW
- a CDS encoding ABC transporter permease, whose protein sequence is MTKYLHVTKQMLLLQLQYKSFFLATLISMLLKILVSLFVWKTIFASQSEVNGYSLATFTTYIIFANLLNNLNNFGIGRDLARSIVRGDITGELLYPYSPITALFFQDFGLKIIEAGKFILVLLVVPMVNPNFYLPDIKTLGIFVLTSLIGMFMVQLMDLGFGLLSFYTVNTWGLFILREGIFNLSAGVLLPLSFYPAPIAKLLSFLPYSFAVNFPITVLLGKEVHPGLFWLQLIWAPLLAGLMYVLWQGAKKRLVIFGG
- a CDS encoding ABC transporter permease; amino-acid sequence: MKRYVKLYYYNVKAFLIAAMSYRMDFFIGLLSSLVEQIVYLIFLNVLFGNIKEIGGFSYGQMLFIYGISTIGRSVHLIFFDNLWMFGSRYIREGEFERLMILPVNPLFQLISERVQLQGIGTTLVGIIATSKAYHLLQLHWGVTDYLLFTLSCICIGLLYAAIQLGPTALAFWTVESFPITMGIFSLNQMAQYPIRIYPTAIQILLTLVFPYAFTSYFPALHFLNISSIGILLPLVVLTIFSINYTLFRYGMKKFSSVGN
- a CDS encoding S8 family serine peptidase, giving the protein MKKDSRKKQLVAMALLTTGILMMYTKQIEAQEEAPLNTSTEIPLNTETEKDHPLSPINKSEALSERYSSESKTPSHPPKTTLDPELDSTNITKIWEESQQGAGTITAVLDSELNSHHEVFSNTTLEKPKVKTEDDLNRLKNAANIDYGKWISSKIIFAHNYLKNNDDIAGTDTHGSHVSGIAVGESKQPMENGLKMTGVAPQSQLIFMKVIGGADELRAKAIIDAIHLGADSINMSYGKGGDSENNLHSEMVKAIQLAKDKGVFLVASAGNDRAFGDVFKKPLAENPDFGVVASPGLSKDVISVAAYQNPTIYSEYLTTSTQQKIALSTSQGLINGFDKTRQYQFVDAKFGREEDFKTIEPTDKIALIQRGEIGFADKIKNAIENKAAGVLIYNNVMEENITLPLPEKLGKIPSGFISQKDAQALLQNKSQTLSFHKNYQVFQNPGGNQIANFSSWGLTADGHLKPDITAPGGFTSSASFKGNDYELINGTSAAAPHVAGLVNLLKPIYQKRFPDKTPQELATFIKQMMMSSATAIFNEQEKAYISPRQQGAGLVDARKAALATAYVTDQNNNSKIHLGDIRSTFNLVAKIHNLSLVPTKFYYTAHIATDKVDGQYFALAPKHLLTTEMKEILVPANTTLDINIPIDVKQFHYDLTKLMPNGYFLEGFIRFMTSPNGSEVMSIPFIGFRGTSKFADLRAMEQSIYDKPNKTFYYERPKYLQDGEFEVDEFKEFKAQNFTALLSQYGSWRYVQESQRPDFIEEESLEFRSTTVLGTYDKLGTQNIKKLLIKDGKPYLALSPNGDGVMDTVEFRGTLLRNVKDLKAKVYRQSDLTTAIWESPEASKADKHYSELIDKTGTATTFEKTRWDGKDRNGKYVGDGNYVYRVVFTPVSEGAKEQHMDFDLVLNTIPPVLPTSASYDAISRTVRIRPIQQSNNHSPIFRARLSYTDIEDGIPVIRYIEPKQDGTFTIPNTFTNEAEEMVELTLEHLTYVVEDFAGNYSHIKLTDILNKENNLPSTSKKDTSKKDKLENDVSKKEKVSCTLAPTITKNSTENAITSKTSLVISSFNKNQETKYSEKVVYDAHLQLPKTGDSAKHLTLLKIIGLAFCFILHLVFYRKKEK
- a CDS encoding alpha/beta hydrolase, coding for MLAIVLLFLVFLSAVFLRPKLNQTSYVQSTIPTLFFHGYGSSANAEKHMTQAARKAGVTQTIIRADVDTEGQVTLLGEIPTGAINPIVEVNYQDNRNADYHQDARYAKAVVMKLQETYGFTKMNMVGHSMGNMSILFYLLDNAHDQNLPQLQKVVHIANHVNGLEGRDLPADPSLDEQTGQPKEMSTSYQELLALRDRYPKQQIDVLNVYGDLTDQSDGSVLNVSSKSLKYLVSERATSYTEERITGKGAQHSQLHENPEVDRLLLDFLWGVN
- a CDS encoding Cof-type HAD-IIB family hydrolase, producing MKIKAVVTDMDGTFLDDRGGFDRTRFERVLEQLEKREIPFIVASGNGLERLLDLFVGFEDRIFFLAENGGLFYHKGQTIFRKILDRHLIEELIRHYQPRVADYCLMVSSDTTMYIDEQAPQPFEETDLAITAEQLQAFWDKIVRLPNLLELPADATITHAGFWVPEELVADLVTDCNEVFGEHLLAVTSGYGSVSILPKGVHKAWGLEQILQPLGIDASEVLAFGDSDNDLELLAYAGYSYAMENASERVQTTAKFCAPSHTEQGVLQVIEDLVLGAN